The stretch of DNA tagagtgcgattacgacgttcagaccaccgttacgctgaggtgttccaggcggtgtgagttgtgaaacaattccacatttccttaagtgtgtgccaaattcgtgacttaaatattctcccccacgatctgattgtaagaactttctttttctgtcacgttgattctcaacctcactccgaaattccttaaacttttcaaaggtctcagacttatgtttcattaagtagacatacccatatctactcaagtcatcagtgagggtgagaacacaaCGATAGCaactgcgagcctcaacgctcattggaccgcacacatcagtatgtataatttccaataagttggttgctcgctcggagtcttggtcattttacccatgaggcatggttcgcacgtgtcaaatgattcgtaatcaagagactctaaaagtccatctgcatggagcttcttcatgcgtttgacacctatgtgaccaaggcggcagtgccacaagtatgtgggactatcattatcaaccttacatcttttggtattcacactatgaacatgtgtaacattacactcgagattcatcaagaataaaccattcaccagcggggcatgaccataaaacatatctctcatataaatagaacaaccattattctcggatttaaatgagtaaccatctcgaattaaacgagatcctgatacaatgttcatgctcaaagctggaactaaataacaattattgaggtttaaaactaatcccgtaggtaaatgtagaggtagcgtgccgacggcgatcacatcgaccttggaaccattcccgacgcgcatcgtcacctcgtccttcgccagtctccgtttattccgcagctcctgctttgagttacaaatatgagcaaccgcaccggtatcaaatacccaggagctactacgagtgctggtaaggtacacatcaataacatgtatatcacatatacctttggtgttgccgaccttcttgtccgctaagtatttggggcagttccgcttccagtgaccacttcccttgcaataaaagcactcagtttcaggcttgggtccattctttgacttcttcctggcaactgattTACTGtgtgcggcaacttccttgccgtccttcttgaagttcttcttacccttgcctttcttgaacttagtggttttattcaccatcaacacttgatgttcctttttgatctccacctccgctgatttcagcattgaatatacctcgggaatggttttttccatcccctgcatattgaagttcatcacaaagctcttgtagcttggtggaagcgactgaaggattctgtcaatgactgcgtcatccgggagattaactcccagctgagtgaagcgattgtgcaacccagacatcttgagtatgtgttcactgacagagctattttcctccatcttacaactaaagaacttgtcagagactttatatctctcgacccgggcatgagcttggaaaaccattttcagctcctcgaacatctcatatgctccgtgttactcaaaacgcttttggagccccggttctaagctgtaaagcatgccgcactgaacgagggagtaattatCAGCACGTGACTgataggcgttcataacgtcttggtttgctgggaatggtgcttcacctagcggtgcttctaggacagaatctttcttggcagctatgaggatgatcctcaggttccggacccagtccgtatagttgctgccatcatctttcagcttggttttttctaggaacgcgttgaagttgagggcaacattagcgtgggccatttgatctacaagacatattgtaaagattttagactaagttcatgataattaagttcatctaatcaaattattcaatgaactcccactcagacagacgtccctctagtcatctaagtgaaacatgatccgaggcaactaggccgtgtccgatcatcacgtgagacggactagtcaacatcggtgaacatctccatgttgatcgtatcttccatatgactcatgctcgacctttcggtcctccgtgttccgtggccatgtctgtacatgctaggctcgtcaagtcaacctaagtgtattgcgtgtgttaatctggcttacacccgttgtattcgaacgttagaatctatcacacccgatcatcacgtggtgcttcgaaacaacgaaccttcacaacggtgcacagttaggggggacactttcttgaaattaattcgagggatcatcttatttaagctaccgtcgttctaagcaaataagatgtaaaacatgataaacatcacatgcaatcaaatagtgacatgatatggccaatatcatttcgctcctttgatcttcatcttcggggtgccatgatcatcgtcgtcgccgcatgacaccatgatctccatcatcatgatctccatcatcgtgtcttcatgaagttgtcacgtcaactattacttctactactatggctaacgctttagcaataaagtaaagtaattacatgacgtttatgttgacagcaggtcataaataaattaagacaactcctatggctcctgccggttgtcatactcatcgacatgcaagtcgtgattcctattacaagaacatgatcatctcatacatcacatatatcattcatcagaacttttggccatatcacatcacaaagcacttgctgcaaaaacaaattagacgtcctctaattgtcattgcaagtttttacgtggctgctataggtttctagcaagaacgtttcttacctacgccaaaaccacaacgtgaattgccaatttctatttacccttcataaggaccctgttcatcgaatccgatctgactaaagtgggagagacagacacccgccagccaccttatgcaactagtgcatgtcagtcggtggaaccggtctcacgtaagcgtacgtgtaaggttggtccgggccgcttcatcccacaatgccgccgaatcaagataagactagtaacggcaagataattgacaatatcaacgcccacaactactttgtgttctactcgtgcatagaaactacgcatagacctagctcatgatgccactgttggggatcgtagcagaaattaaaaaaaaatctgctcatcaccaagatcaatctatggagtattctagcaacgaggggaataggagtgcatctacatacccttgtagatcgcgagcggaagtgttcaagagaacggggatgatggagtcgtactcgtcgtgatccaaatcaccgatgaccaagtaccgaacggacaacacctccgcgttcaacacatgtacggtcgggaagacgtctcctccttcttgatccagcaagggggaaggagaggttgatgaaaattcagcagcacgacggcgtggtgatggatgcagcagggtctcgacagggcttcgccaagcaccaacaagcgggagaggtgttacgggagggagagggaggcgccagaggctagggtgcacagccctccctcccccctctttatataggggccctggggggcgccggcccctctagatcccatctagaagtGGGGGGGGGCGGctaaagggggtggcttgccccccaaggcaagtggggcgcccccacccctagggttcccaaaccctaggcgcaggggaggcccaaggggggggcgcaccagcccaccaggggctggttcccctcccacttcagcccatggggccctccgggataggtggccccacccggtggacccccgggacccttccggtggtcccggtacaataccggtaacccccgaaacctttccgatggccgaaactggacttcctatatataaatctttacctacaaaccattccggaactcctcgtggcgtccgggatctcatccgggactccgaacaaatttcgggttactgcatgctaatatctctacaaccctagcgtcaccgaaccttaagtgtgtagatcctacgtgttcgggagacatgcagacatgaccgagacgcccctccggtcaataaccaacagcgggatctggatacccatgttgactcccacatgctcctcgatgatctcattggatgaaccacgatgtcgaggacttaatcaatcccgtattcaattccctttgtcaatcggtacgttacttgcccgagactcgatcgtcggtatcccaataccttgttcaatctcgttaccggcaagtcactttactcgtaccgtaatgcatgatcctgtgaccaaccccttggtcacattgagctcattatgatgatgcattaccgagtgggcccaagagatacctctccgtcatacggagtgacaaatcccagtctcgattcgtgccaagccaacagacactttcggagatacccgtagtgcacctttatagccacccagttacgttgtgacgtttgatacacccaaagcactcctacggtatccgggagttgcacattctcatggtctaaggaaatgatacttgatattagaaaagctctagcaaacgaactacacgatctttgtgctatgcttaggtttgggtcttgtccatcacatcattctcctaatgatgtgatcacgttatcaatgacatccccatgtccatagccaggaaaccatgactatatgttgatcaacgagctagtcaactagaggctcgctagggacacattgtggtctatgtattcacacatgtattacgatttccggataatacaattatagcatgaataatagacaattatcatgaacaaggaaatataataatcattttattattgcctctagggcatattttcaacagcacAATCATACAGTCACGTACTTCATCACGAGAATTAGCAagtaagggctcctttgattcaaaggaaatgCATAGGATTTCTAGAGAATTTGAACTCTTAGGAACTTTTCCTGTGATGCTCGTTTAATTCGTAGGATTGGCATTTTTAAGAATTTTTCCATAGGATCCATTTGTATTACCTTTTGGAGGAGAAAGGAAATGCATAGGATTTCTAGAGGATCTgaacccttaggaatttttcctgtgatgctcgtttgatttgtaggattggcATTCTTAGGAATTTTTTCATAGGATCTATTTATACTACATTTTGGAGACAAAtctccatccactcaaacctctttgtagaattcctttgttttttctgcgctatcaaacattctttcaaatcttgtaggatactatgggacatgccatcctattcctgcattttttcTATTCCTTCATTTTGACAATCCTGCGAATCAAAAGGCCCTAAGTGTAGCAGCCACTCCCTTTCTTTGCTAGCTAAGTGTAGCAGCCACTCCCTTTCTTTGCCTCTAGCAGATCATGTATATCCCGTCCAAAGAAATCGGTTTACAGGATATCGCAAAATAATTGTTCACGTTTTtacagtataatttttgtttcgctgGAACAGATCCCGTGTAAATCCATGCAAAATAAGACAGCACACCGTAATCATGAATATAAATTACAATTAGGTCCTCAAAACGCCAATGTCCAGCAACTCCTCTCAATCTTGGCTCTTACTGCACTATTATTTGCACCATCAGTGATATTTTCTGCTTCATTATTTACACTAATATTTTTTCCTTGGCAGCCGCAAATACGCGAGGTggtcagaggaggaagatgagcggGAGGTTGAAGAAGACGATCTGGCTGTTGATTTTGCATCCGATGGCCcgcaatggtcgactgacccaaaagtagtTTTAGTTTTCAGTCGATTGACTGTTAGCCACGCCCTTCCGAAAGAAAAAGTAGTACAGTACGTACTCTACTTTGGTACAATCCAGGTTGCCACGTGATGAACTCCCATGACATCTCTCAGCTCAGCGTCATCTAATTGTTCTGAAGAGCTGCAGCGAGCTGGGCGCCGAGCGCCACCAGCGTGATGGGCTTCTGTATCACGCCATTTATCCCCGAGCGCTGGCACACCTCGCGGACGCGGTCGTCGACGTCGCCGACCGCGAGAGCGGCGAGCACGAGCTGCCAGCCGCCGCTCCCCAGCTCGCCGATCCGGAGGGCCACCTCGAACACGTCCTCCATCGTCGCCGCCGTAGCGTGCTTGTCGAGGTCGAGGAGCACCAGCTGGAAACACGACCCGGCGCTCTCCAGCAGGCGCAGGCAATGGACTCCCGACGGCACCGGCATCACCTGGCACCCGAGCTTCTCGAGGAGCACCCCGGTCACCTGCCGGCTCGTGCCGTCGCTGTCCGCGAGCAGGACCCTCAGGCCGTCGAAGCGAGGGACCGGCACCGGCGGCGACGACGTCCTTCGGCGCGCGCCCGACTGCTGCAGCTGGAACTGGAGGACGACGGTGATGATGCTCCCTCCGTCCGATCCCGACGATCTCATGCTGCCGTtcatcatctgaagaagaagaaattcagcagcagcagatcgagtcATTCGCCCGGATCATCATCATACATTAACTGATATCTAGGAGTTTAATTTTCTTATTCATCATTTTTGCTGCACTTTTTACCTGCACGATCTTGTTGCACATGCCGAAGCTAAGCCCCCTGTCGGAGGCGGCCGATCGACGTGCAAACTTCGTTTGCATCCCAACCTGAAACTTGACGCGCATGCTGCAACCCGCAGATGGTCGCATCGGGATCCAGTCCCGGCTGTACCTCTCTTCCTCGCCCACATTGCAGCTCTCGACGGAGAACGTGATGCGGCCCGGCGCCGCGCCGTCGCAACGGCGACCTAGCAGGGTGGTCACCATGTGCAGCAGGAGATGGAACACCCTCGTCTCGTCGCCGACCACCCACTCGGGCAGGGGCAGGGAGTTCTCCGAGTGGTACGAGAACTCAACGCCGCTGCAGCCGGACATGCACCGCGCGACGGCCATGGCCTCCCTGACCAGCGCGTGGAGCCCGAACGGCACGCGGCTCGTCGTCAGCGTCTCCGCGTCGGCGTCGTTCGCCAGCGCCAGCGAGAGCGCGCTTGTCCGGGCGATGGCGTCCACGACGAGCCTCTGTTCGGGGCTCATGCCGTCGGCGGCGGCGTGCTGCAGCATGGAGAGCAGCCCGATGACGGAGTGCATCTGCCGCTGCATGGCCCCGCACATGGCGCTCTGGACGGAGTGGATGCCCGTGGTCGCCGTCGCCGCTTCGTGCTTCGCATGCAGCAGGGCCCTGTGCTGATCCGCGAGCCTGTCCCGGATCGACTGCCACTCCTCGAGCACCGCCGCGTGAGAGAGCGCCACGGCGACCTGGTCCGCGACGACCTCCACGATCTCGAGGTCTTGGCTGCTCCATCGCCCCGTGTCGGGCAGAACCAGCACCAAGATGGCGTACGGCCTCGCCTCCGGTGTCCTCGCTCCGTCGAAATTGGAGACCTTGAGCATGGGCATCCGTATGGCAGCCACGCCCCCCGGAGGCTGCAGGCCGCCACCGCTCGCCGCCGCAAGCGCCGATCCCGGCCGGAGCACCTTGGCGGCCACGCCGGACATCACGTCGACCACGTCAGGGTCGAGGGCGGGGATAGGGGCCCGCGAGCCCAGCATGACGGCGCCCTTGTCTCTGAGGCTCAGCTGATAGACCAGCTGGAGGACGTCGCCGGGCACGGGCACCCAGACGGCGCAGCTGTGGAGCGCGAGcgcgtcggcgaggtgcagcatggTGGTGTGGAGGACGGCGTGGTGGTCGTGCGGGGAGTCGCGGATGTGGCGGGAGAGCATGCGGACGACGCGGGAGGTGGCCTCGACGCGGCGGCGGATGAGGCCGACGTCGCGGTCGAGCTGGCGCGCCTTGGCGCGGAGCAGGGCCTCGCGGAGCTTGGCGCGGATGAGGCGCGGGATGAAGGTGAGGAGCGAGAGCGCGGTGGCCAGGGAGACGAGCGCGGCGAGGAGcttggcggcggtggaggcgaggaggaggccggaggagtGCGGGTGGTGGTGGGTTAGGACGGCGAGCAGGTGGACGGCGCCGCCGAGCACGGCGAAGGCGGCGAGCTGGAGCAGCAGCCACTTGACGGGCGCGAGGTCGGCGCAGGAGGCGAAGTAGAGCAGCTCGAGCGGGATGGAGAGGTAGGAGGCCGCGATGAGGAAGTCGCTCACCTTCTGGCACTGCAGCATCGCGTCCACCGCGCCATCGCACCCCTCGCCGCACCGCCGCATCTTCTGATAGTCCATCCGGTCCCGATCAGCGAATCAGCCGAACGCACGTGCGGTGCATGGGAAGAAAGATTTTGATTTCTCGAGGTCGATGGTGGCGTGCGGTGGAGCATGGGGGAGAAGAGAAAGGGGATTCCGGCACTCCGGCGTGGTGGTGGCGGTGCGGTGGAGTGGGGAGATGAGAGTGTCCATCTGTCCGTCGGAATGCGTGCATGCTGCGCTCGGCTTGACAAGTGTTGCCCCCGCGAGGGCTGCATGCTCCGCTCGGCTTGACAAGTGTAGCCAACGCTGACATGCACGGATGCACCGCTGTAACTGGAGTGTGCAGCCAAACCGCTCTGACTCTGAGCTGATACCCGGACATTTTTTTTCTGCAGAAGAGAGCATCCGGCTAGGCGGCTAGCTATCGAACAACAAACCAGTCCAGGTCCATCGCATCTCTCCCGCCAGGCCTATATTTCGCCCGCAGCAAGACCAGCTATCTCTCGCCTCTCTCTAGCGCGATGCTAGCGGACCGGTCCAATACGGTGTCTCCTTGAGCGGTTTTCAAAGGTTTCTATGGAACGGTTTCGATAAGTTTTGCAAGGTTTCAAGTGGTTTTTGCTTTCTTTGTTTCTATATTTTTCATGGGTTCTCTTCAGGAATTTATTTATTTTCTAATCTCTTTTTAAAAAATTATCAAATACATGTTGATTTTTGAAGATGCTGAATATTTTTATGTTTTCGAAAGCAGAATAATTTCTTTTTATACCTGTTGAACAATTTCCAAtacatgatgaaaatatttttattacaTATACGAATTTTTTATGCATTTTcaaatacacgttgaacattttttgagtggcacaattttcctttaaaCTACATCAGCATTCATTGCATCGTATAACTACTTTTTAAATATATGAGCATATTCATGAaacgcattaacattttattaatgTCATAAATATGTTTTTTGGGGATAGTACAAAACATTTTCTTATGTTACATGTGCATTTTTTATATGTATAGACATTTTTTTAAATGTGAAGAACATACTTTGTGCCCGTGATTTTTTCATGGTACAAAAAAATTTACAAaattatgtgaacattttttacatTGTTATAATTTTTTAAATGTTAAtaagtttttttagaaaaaaattgaagATTTTAAATGACACGATTCTTTAAGGACATCAACATTTTTAAAAGTTGTGCAAACATTATTTTTACactgcatgaacatttttttaatgtatGATGAATGCTTTTAAAAATTGAGTACATTACTTTCTAAATATATTCATTTAGAATATTTCGTGaaataaacaaaacaaaaaaagagaaaagaaaagaaaatcaacGAATGAACCATGGGTCGACATACTAGAGCCTGCCCAGAGGCGAGTGCACACTCTATCTCGCAGCAGGCGAGATATACCGCTGCCCCATCTCTCCATCTAATTCATTCCAGGTTTTCCGGACTATATGATGGGCCTTCTCTTGCGACTATCCTGTGGGCCAACGACCCACGATTGAGACTTGTGTGTGTTGTAGTATTTTTGGATTGTTTTAGAGCAAAGGCTTATTCTCCATTTTATAAATAGTCAAAAATACTAAAATCAGCTATACAACAACATCCAACAAGGAGAATAAGAAATACAAAGGTTCGGAAAAGGGTCACACCGAACCAACAGTAAAATGATAAATACCTAGGAACAAGCTGAGAGCAAGTCCAAGAATGATGAGCGACACATGTCTCTTGGTTAATGTAAGTGCATCTCGTGGACCCTTGTATTTTTGGATGATTAATAACAAAACAGTTAAGGAACTAACGTGTTTATGAGTCACACATGTAAAAGTGCATGATGATTTGGTTTAACCAGTGGGTTATGGCCACTACAAATGTTGAGATGAAATGTTGAGATGACATTGAAGAATTTCGGTTGCTTTATGAGGAACTGAACTTTGAAGAGTTGTAATTCTTCATtagtttcttttattctttttgcgAGTATGACATAATATACTCATGAGGGGTCAAAATGAAGCAATGCAGAAAGTTTTCGTGTGTGATCAATCGAACCTATCTACACTTGTGAGTAAAGTCTTGGAAATATCCTTTCAGGCAAGATTACCAGCTCTTGTGACGAAAGTGATTCTTCAAAATACTCGAGCTAGAAGTCTTCAATGAGGATTTAGGAAGATGTCGCTGTGGTTGTCCAAGGTTATGAGGAGTACGATGAATTTGAGAGTTCAATTTTCTGATTGTTATGACAGCTAGCTATAGCACGTTGTTGGTTGTGTCCCATCCAACGATCATATCACCACCCAGTTGTGGGCCACGACTATAAAATAGGCCCCTACCCCTATATAATGGtggctgcttgatacgtctccaacgtatctataattttttattgttccatgctattatattatctgttttgtatattttatatgcattaatgtgctattttatattatttttgggactaacctattaacctagatcccagtgccaatttatgtttttccttgtttttaagttttacagaaaagggataccaaacgaagTACAAACGAGCTGAAACTTTATGAtggtttttatggaccagaagaagcctacAGAGCATCGGAGTAgggccagaggagtcccgaggcaaccacaagggtggagggcacgccccctgccttgtgggtccctcggGAACCCCCtggcgtgagaccgacgccaaaaattcctataaatcacgaaacccccagaaagaaacctagatcgggagttccgccaccgcaagcctctatagccacgaaaaaaccAATCGGggtcccgtttcggcaccctgccggagggggaaaccatcaccggtggccatcttcatcatcccgacggtctccataatgaggagggtgtagttcaccctcgggcccgagggtatgtaccggtagctatgtgtttgatctctctctctctctctctctctctctc from Triticum dicoccoides isolate Atlit2015 ecotype Zavitan chromosome 6A, WEW_v2.0, whole genome shotgun sequence encodes:
- the LOC119315122 gene encoding ethylene receptor 4-like codes for the protein MDYQKMRRCGEGCDGAVDAMLQCQKVSDFLIAASYLSIPLELLYFASCADLAPVKWLLLQLAAFAVLGGAVHLLAVLTHHHPHSSGLLLASTAAKLLAALVSLATALSLLTFIPRLIRAKLREALLRAKARQLDRDVGLIRRRVEATSRVVRMLSRHIRDSPHDHHAVLHTTMLHLADALALHSCAVWVPVPGDVLQLVYQLSLRDKGAVMLGSRAPIPALDPDVVDVMSGVAAKVLRPGSALAAASGGGLQPPGGVAAIRMPMLKVSNFDGARTPEARPYAILVLVLPDTGRWSSQDLEIVEVVADQVAVALSHAAVLEEWQSIRDRLADQHRALLHAKHEAATATTGIHSVQSAMCGAMQRQMHSVIGLLSMLQHAAADGMSPEQRLVVDAIARTSALSLALANDADAETLTTSRVPFGLHALVREAMAVARCMSGCSGVEFSYHSENSLPLPEWVVGDETRVFHLLLHMVTTLLGRRCDGAAPGRITFSVESCNVGEEERYSRDWIPMRPSAGCSMRVKFQVGMQTKFARRSAASDRGLSFGMCNKIVQMMNGSMRSSGSDGGSIITVVLQFQLQQSGARRRTSSPPVPVPRFDGLRVLLADSDGTSRQVTGVLLEKLGCQVMPVPSGVHCLRLLESAGSCFQLVLLDLDKHATAATMEDVFEVALRIGELGSGGWQLVLAALAVGDVDDRVREVCQRSGINGVIQKPITLVALGAQLAAALQNN